GCGGATTGTGCGCGGCGCGGCTCAGGTGGTCCAGACGGCGTTGCGGCACGGTGATCGCGCCGGGATCGTTGCCCTGGGCGGCAATCGCCCGCGCTGGCTGGGCGCCGATATCGGGCAGCGCCAGTTTTACCGGGTGCTCGACACCGTGCTGGAAGCCGGCGAGCAGGTGGACAACGCCACCGGCACGCTGGCGCCGCGGGCCGCCGTCCCGGCCGGTGCGATCGTCTTTGCGTTCTCCACGCTGCTCGACACCGAGTTCGCGCTGGCGTTAATCGATTTGCGCAAGCGCGGTCATGTTGTGATCGCCATCGATGTCTTGGACTCTTCCCCGTTTCAGGGCGAGCACGACCCGTTGGTGCTGCGGATGTGGACGCTGCAACGATCTTCGATGTACCGGGACATGGCCACCGTCGGCGTCGACGTGCTGTCCTGGCCGGCCGATCGGGCGCTGGAGCAGTCGATGGGAACGCTCTCCGACCGTCGGGGCCACTGGCGGGGGCGGCACTAAGATGCCGGCCGTTGCACAACAGGTGGTGTCGACCGCGTTCGGACTGGCGATGGTGGGTCTGGTCGCGGTCGGGTCGGACGGGGCAACCCTGGTGGTGGTGGCGGCGGCAGCGGCGGGGTTGGTGGTTGGGCTGGGAACGATGTTTCGATCCGCAGCAACGGGTGCGGTGCTGCTGGCAGTGCTGGTAGTTGTGCTCTCTGATCCCCCGCACATCCTCGTCGCGCTGTCGGGACTGTGCGCGGCGGCCTATCTGGTGAGTCGGCACCTGGCCGGTTCATGGCCGACGGCCGTTGCAGCAGTGGGGTTTACGTTCGTGGGTTTGGTAGCGACATCGTTTCCGCTACAGGTGCCGTGGTTGCCGTTGCTCGCGCCACTGGCGGTGTTGGCGATATACGTGGTGGCGACGCGGCCGTTCCTGACTTGATTTGACCCAATTCGCTAGTGGTTTCGCGGATTTTGAGAAATCCCGAATTGGGAGTCCTAGTATCTTGCGCGACGGGGTCTTGCCGGGATCGGGGGCCGTGGTTGCGCTGGGAAGGGGTCGGCCCAATGAGCTTCTTCGGACTGCCGCCAGAGATCAATTCGTTGCGGATGTTCATCGGTGCGGGATCTGCGCCGATGTTGCAGGCGGCCGCAGCCTGGAATGGCCTGGCCGAGGAGTTGGCGACGGCGGCGCAGTCCTTCGCGGCAGTGACCACGGGGCTCACCGGGCAAGCATGGCAGGGCGCGGCGGCGGAGGCGATGGCCGCAGCGGCGGCACCTTATGCCGGCTGGCTTTCGGCTGCGGCAGCGCGGGCAGTGGATGCCTCGTCGTCAGCGCAAGCGGTGGCAAGCGCCTTCGAGGCCGCGCAGGCAGCTACGGTGCACCCCTTGGCGGTGGCAGCGAACCGAAATGCGTTCGTGCAGCTGGTGGTATCGAACCTATTCGGCCAGAACGCGCCGGCGATCGCGGCAGCGGAAAGTATCTACGAGCAGTTCTGGGCCGCGGATGTGGCGGCACTGGTGGGCTATCACGGCGGTGCGTCGGCGGCGGTTGCGACCCTGTCGTCGTGGGGGTCGACGCTGGCCAGCCTGCCGGGATTGGGTCAGGCGGCGGCCGCTGTGTCGAGTGCGGCGGCGGCGATCCCGAGCTTCAACACCGGCCTGGGCAACATCGGATCGTGGAACCTGGGCGGCGGCAATATCGGCGATTTCAACCTAGGCAACGGCAACGCCGGCAACGTCAATCTCGGCAGCGGCAATACGGGTGCCACTAATTTCGGATTTGGAAATTACGGCAATGCTAATTTTGGGTTCGGTAACAATGGTTTCACTAATTTTGGCCTGGGGAACTTGGGAAACCTGAACCTGGGTTTGGGCAACAGCGGCAGCGGTAACCTTGGGCTGGGCAACGTCGGCCTCGGCAACCTCGGCTTCGGGAATACCTTCAATCCGGTCACGTTCGCTAGTGGAACGAACTTCGGCAGCGGCAACGCCGGCGCCTTCAACCTGGGCAGCGGTAACTTCGGTTCCAACAACATCGGCTTCGGGAACAAGGGCAATTTCAATTTCGGATTCGGTAATACCGGCAACAACAACATCGGCTTCGGCCTCACCGGCGACAATCAGTTCGGTATCGGCGCGCTGAATTCGGGTATTGGCAACTTCGGCTTCGGTAACTCGGGCAACAACAACATCGGATTCTTCAACTCCGGTGACGGAAATGTGGGCTTCTTCAACTCCGGGAACGGCAACTTCGGTTTCTGTAATGGGGGCAGCACGAACACAGGGTTCTGGAATGCGGGCGGGACGAACACCGGCTTCGGCAATGCCGGCAGCTATAACGTCGGTTTTGGCAACGCGGGCAACGTCAATGCCGGTTCCGGCAACGCCGGATCGGAAAACATGGGTTCCGGGAACTCGCATAGCAACAACACTGGATTCTTCAATTCCGGTGATTACAACACGGGCTTCGCGAACGCGGGCTCGGTCAACACCGGCTTCGGCAATGCTGGCGACACCAATACCGGCGCGTTAAACTCCGGCAGCCTCAACACCGGGATCGGCAGCTCGACAACCCCCCTCGGGGTTACTTCTTCCGGTTTCGGCAACACGGGTATCGGCAGCTCGGGCTTCTACAACGAAGCGAACGCCTCGTCGGGGTACCACAACTCCGACGCCACCTACGGGTGGGGCCAGATTTCGGGCTTCAACAACACCAACGCATACGCGTCCGGGTTCAACAACTCGGGATTCGCGAGCACCGGTATCGGCAATACCGGTGGCAACAGTGCGGGATTCTGGAATTCTGCCGGTTCGTCCTCGGGCATCGCGAACTCCGGAGACTTCAGCTCCGGCGTTGGCAATGCGGGCCAGTACAGTGCCGGCTTCTTCAACCACGCCAACAACCAGGTCGGCATCTTCGGCCCCGCCGCAGCGCCGGCGCTGCGGCTCGACCTTGGCCCGTTGGCGCCGATCCTCACCGGGGCATCCGCACCGGCAATTACCGTGCCCGACATCAATACTGGCCTCGGCAACATCGGTTCGTGGAATTTGGGTGGCGGAAACCTAGGCGACCTGAACCTCGGCAGCGGCAACGCGGGGAACGTCAACTTCGGTGGCGGCAACGTCGGCAACCTGAACCTTGGCAGCGGAAACCAGGGGTTCTACAACCTTGGCAGCGGCAACGCAGGAAGCACCAATATCGGCAGCGGGAACGTCGGCAACCTGAATCTAGGTAGCGGCAACTTTGGCAGTGGCAACTTTGGCTTCGGCAACAACGGCTCCGGAAACTTCGGCGGCGGAAACCTGGGTTCCTACAACTTCGGCAGCGGTAACCTAGGTTCTTTCAACCTCGGTAGCGGCAACCTCGGCTCGAACAACGTCGGATTTGGGAACAACGGCGTCGCGAATTTCGGCTTCGGCAACAGCGGCAACAACAACATCGGATTCGGCCTGACCGGCAACAACCAGTTCGGGATCGGCGCATTGAACACCGGCTCCGGGAACCTGGGGTTTGGCAACTCCGGCAACAACAACATCGGATTCTTCAACTCCGGCAACGGCAACGTCGGCTTCTTCAACTCGGGCAACGGAAGCTTCGGCTTCGGCAACGCCGGCAACACCGACACCGGCTTCTGGAACGCGGGCTCGCTTAGCAATGGGGTTGGCAACGCAGGTTACAGCAACTTTGGGATCGGCAATGCCGGAGAGTTCAACATGGGCATCGGCAACTCCGGGGACGCCAACCTCGGCCTGGGCAACACCGGCTCGGGCAACACCGGAAACTTCAACGCCGGCAACGGTAATACCGGTGACTTCAACTCGGGCTACTTCAACACCGGCTACGGCAACTCCGGTGCATCCAACACCGGCTTGATGAACTCCGGCGACCTGAATACCGGCATCGGCAGCTCTACTACCCCAGTGGGCGTCACCACTTCGGGCTACGGAAACAGCGGCCTCGGCACTTCCGGCTTCTTCAACACCGGCGTCCACACCTCCGGCTTCCAGAACTCCGCGCCCGCCGGCTTCGGCAACACCTCCGGGTTCTTGAACCAGGGCGACAGCCTGGTGGGCTTCCGCAATGCGGGCGCCGACGCGGTGGGCTATTTCAACACAGGGGTGGGCGCTATTGGGATCGCCAATTCCGGCACCAGTAGCGTCGGCATCTCGAACGCAGGCACTCAAAGCAGCGGAGTAGGGAACTCTGGCGACAACAGCGCCGGGCTGTTCAACCAGAGCGACAACGTGGCTGGCATCTTCCGCTAACCGCGCCGCCCGCGCCGTCAGTGCAGGAGCG
The nucleotide sequence above comes from Mycobacterium vicinigordonae. Encoded proteins:
- a CDS encoding PPE family protein; this encodes MSFFGLPPEINSLRMFIGAGSAPMLQAAAAWNGLAEELATAAQSFAAVTTGLTGQAWQGAAAEAMAAAAAPYAGWLSAAAARAVDASSSAQAVASAFEAAQAATVHPLAVAANRNAFVQLVVSNLFGQNAPAIAAAESIYEQFWAADVAALVGYHGGASAAVATLSSWGSTLASLPGLGQAAAAVSSAAAAIPSFNTGLGNIGSWNLGGGNIGDFNLGNGNAGNVNLGSGNTGATNFGFGNYGNANFGFGNNGFTNFGLGNLGNLNLGLGNSGSGNLGLGNVGLGNLGFGNTFNPVTFASGTNFGSGNAGAFNLGSGNFGSNNIGFGNKGNFNFGFGNTGNNNIGFGLTGDNQFGIGALNSGIGNFGFGNSGNNNIGFFNSGDGNVGFFNSGNGNFGFCNGGSTNTGFWNAGGTNTGFGNAGSYNVGFGNAGNVNAGSGNAGSENMGSGNSHSNNTGFFNSGDYNTGFANAGSVNTGFGNAGDTNTGALNSGSLNTGIGSSTTPLGVTSSGFGNTGIGSSGFYNEANASSGYHNSDATYGWGQISGFNNTNAYASGFNNSGFASTGIGNTGGNSAGFWNSAGSSSGIANSGDFSSGVGNAGQYSAGFFNHANNQVGIFGPAAAPALRLDLGPLAPILTGASAPAITVPDINTGLGNIGSWNLGGGNLGDLNLGSGNAGNVNFGGGNVGNLNLGSGNQGFYNLGSGNAGSTNIGSGNVGNLNLGSGNFGSGNFGFGNNGSGNFGGGNLGSYNFGSGNLGSFNLGSGNLGSNNVGFGNNGVANFGFGNSGNNNIGFGLTGNNQFGIGALNTGSGNLGFGNSGNNNIGFFNSGNGNVGFFNSGNGSFGFGNAGNTDTGFWNAGSLSNGVGNAGYSNFGIGNAGEFNMGIGNSGDANLGLGNTGSGNTGNFNAGNGNTGDFNSGYFNTGYGNSGASNTGLMNSGDLNTGIGSSTTPVGVTTSGYGNSGLGTSGFFNTGVHTSGFQNSAPAGFGNTSGFLNQGDSLVGFRNAGADAVGYFNTGVGAIGIANSGTSSVGISNAGTQSSGVGNSGDNSAGLFNQSDNVAGIFR